The Helianthus annuus cultivar XRQ/B chromosome 16, HanXRQr2.0-SUNRISE, whole genome shotgun sequence genome includes a window with the following:
- the LOC110920340 gene encoding protein ALTERED PHOSPHATE STARVATION RESPONSE 1-like, whose protein sequence is MDGYICSSHISFSNSQNLNHLHPTTTPPPSKPPSPLYIHRHHHHYTVTTTKPITATPPPSTPPSPSPLHLHRHHHYTVTATTPTTATPLPSPPSPLHLHQHLHTSTINTTTPTTATVDDQIFGGFVLQLVSDEIRCNGCKIN, encoded by the exons ATGGATGGATAT ATCTGCTCATCTCATATTTCATTCTCTAACTCTCAAAACCTAAACCACCTCCATCCCACCACCACACCTCCACCATCAAAACCACCGTCGCCACTGTACatccaccgtcaccaccaccactacaccgTCACCACCACAAAACCCATCACCGCTACACCTCCACCATCAACACCACCGTCGCCGTCGCCACTGCacctccaccgtcaccaccaTTACACCGTCACCGCCACAACACCCACCACCGCTACACCTCTACcgtcaccaccatcaccactgcACCTCCATCAACACCTCCACACCTCCACCATCAACACCACAACACCCACCACCGCTACAGTGGATGATCAGATCTTTGGGGGTTTTGTTCTTCAATTGGTTTCTGACGAAATTAGGTGTAATGGCTGCAAAATTAACTGA
- the LOC110915328 gene encoding tubby-like F-box protein 5 yields the protein MSFKGLVRELREMRDGIGSMSRRGIEGRHWRSRTRSHIAPDVAPVELVDQGQWANLPPELLLDIIRRIEESETTWPARTVVVYCASVCKSWRDITKEIVKTPEECGRLTFPISLKQPGPRDALIQCYIKRDRATSIHRLYFGLTPSEGESDKLLLAAKKIRKATSTEFALSLVSDDFSRASSTYVGKLRSNFLGTKFTIYDTQPPTDAAIQHNLNRSSQRFHKKQVSPRVPACSYSIATISYELNVLRTRGPRRMNCIMHSIPVSSIQEGGTAPTPKSFPHSFDDKHSPSSPSLKSKDLNATSSSSSPICFDPLTLKNKAPRWHEQLQCWCLNFKGRVTVASVKNFQLVASVDPSHNVSAAEQDKVILQFGKIGKDIFTMDYRYPLSAFQAFAICLSSFDTKPACE from the exons ATGTCATTCAAAGGACTTGTGCGCGAGCTGAGAGAGATGCGGGATGGGATCGGGAGTATGTCGAGGAGAGGGATTGAAGGGAGACACTGGAGGAGTCGAACGAGGTCTCATATTGCGCCGGATGTAGCTCCGGTGGAGCTGGTAGATCAAGGTCAGTGGGCGAACTTGCCTCCGGAATTGCTGTTGGATATAATTCGTAGGATCGAAGAGAGCGAGACTACGTGGCCTGCGAGAACTGTTGTTGTTTATTGCGCGTCGGTTTGTAAGTCGTGGAGGGATATTACTAAGGAGATTGTCAAGACTCCTGAAGAATGTGGGAGGTTGACTTTTCCAATCTCATTGAAACAG CCGGGACCTCGAGATGCTCTGATTCAGTGTTACATAAAAAGAGATAGAGCAACTTCGATACACCGATTGTACTTCGGGTTGACCCCAT CCGAAGGTGAAAGTGATAAACTGCTGCTGGCAGCAAAGAAAATCAGAAAGGCGACAAGTACAGAATTTGCGCTCTCGTTAGTTTCCGATGATTTTTCTCGAGCTAGCTCTACTTACGTTGGCAAATTAAG GTCAAATTTCCTCGGAACCAAGTTCACGATATACGACACCCAACCACCAACTGATGCAGCGATTCAACATAATCTTAACCGATCAAGTCAAAGATTTCATAAGAAACAAGTATCTCCTAGAGTACCGGCATGTAGCTATAGCATAGCCACCATCTCGTACGAACTCAACGTCTTACGCACGCGTGGTCCCAGACGAATGAACTGTATAATGCATTCTATACCCGTTTCCTCAATTCAAGAAGGGGGCACCGCCCCCACACCAAAATCTTTCCCACACTCTTTTGATGACAAACACTCGCCCTCGTCACCTTctttaaaaagcaaagatttgaATGCCACCTCATCTTCATCGAGCCCCATTTGTTTTGATCCTCTGACGCTTAAAAACAAAGCGCCTAGGTGGCATGAGCAATTACAATGCTGGTGTTTGAATTTCAAAGGGCGTGTGACCGTAGCATCGGTGAAGAACTTCCAGCTTGTCGCTTCTGTTGACCCGTCTCATAATGTGTCGGCTGCAGAGCAAGATAAAGTGATTTTGCAATTTGGGAAAATCGGTAAAGATATTTTCACTATGGATTATCGGTACCCTCTTTCTGCATTCCAAGCTTTTGCGATCTGTCTCAGCAGCTTTGATACAAAACCCGCGTGCGAATGA